TGATCCTTATATTCTTCGAGTTCTTTTAGCTCTTCAGTTAAATGTCTGACCTTTGGAAGATTGCCCTCTGCTTTTGCAGATTCGATTTCCGATTGATCTTTTTGGATGTGTTC
This region of Prochlorococcus sp. MIT 0604 genomic DNA includes:
- a CDS encoding CP12 domain-containing protein, coding for MKSIDEHIQKDQSEIESAKAEGNLPKVRHLTEELKELEEYKDHHPEDKHDPNALELFCDANPDEPECLVYDD